Part of the Triticum aestivum cultivar Chinese Spring chromosome 4D, IWGSC CS RefSeq v2.1, whole genome shotgun sequence genome is shown below.
TGGGAGCGCGAAGGGGGGCGGAGGGACGGAGGCAGGGAGGCTAGGGTTCTGGGTTTTGCGGGAGCGTTTCGTTTTGGTACACTGCTGCGGTTCGCCCCATGGCGTCGAAGGCGTGCACGCATCTTGAAGCAGGAACCCAGAGAAACGCAGCACAAAAAATGatggaaaaaaaaaagaaaattcagaaaaaaaaatgaagaaatatatcagagccaggttttgatcctgggacctgtgggttatgggcccaccacgctTCCGCTGCACCACTCTGATTCTTGTTGCATTGGCGTTGAAACTTACTTATTTATACATAGCCTGCCCTTCTCCTGCCGTTTGTACAGGACGCTGCAAGTCTGCAATCTCCAAAAGTTTGTTCACATTTATTGTTATTGTTGCTGTTGATCCTGATTGGTGTCATACTGTTACTGAAACTTATCCCGCCAAGTTTCTAGCGCCTGTTCTACTCGATCGAGATGGTAATGCTGCCATTCGTTCACTTATATCAGTCTAGAGCTTCACGTACTGCCTACTAAGCTCTTGAATCAGGTCTTTGCTTCCTGCTTCAGAGTTAGTCAGTTAGATGCTTGAACAGAGCCGATCCACGCCATAGTTTCAGTTTTACTGCAAAGGTAACACCGGATTGCGTTGGTCCATTaaaagcatctctagcagaccccacaaAAGTGGTTAAACTCGTGAAAATCCGTGTTTTCAGTTCCGTGGTGTCAAAAAATGTCCCGAATAAACCCCGCAAAAACGGTCAAACCCGTAAAAAATTTGCAGGCCGCTGAGAATGTATCCCCACGACCCTTAATTTTGCAGATTTGGAGGCAAAATATAAGGGGCACTGAAAACCGGTCAACGCTACGCGACAAGGAAATTCCGCCGTGCGCACACGGGCTCCGGTGACCTTCCGCCACGGAACTCGCCGGAATCTCGCCGGGAACTCGCCGTTTACCGCTGCTGCGACGTCGGCTTGCGGAGTAGATCGCAGGAGCAGCGGCTGGAGACTCGAGCAGCTACCCGGCTACGaacgagctagctagctagcaagctccTGGATCCATCCGGCCACGaacgagctagctagctagctagcaagctccTCGATCCAGCCGGCCACAAACGAGCTAGCTAGCTCCCGGATCCATCCCGCCAAGGTCGAGCTAGCTAACTCCTGGATCCATCCGACAACGGAGGAGCTGGCTCCTGGATCGATTCGGCGACTACGGTGGACGACGGGAGCTGACTATGAAcacgggcgagaggaagaagaagacgcggAAAAAATATACGCGAATATTTTTTTACGGGTCCATTATGCAGGGTCTGCATCTGCGGCCGTCCGCGCCGGCACGCAAAGCCTtttttccgcgaactgcaaacgcgttttgcggatcggcgggatgcggggtctgctagagatgctctaaactCTTGAATTTGGTTCATTCTCCCCACCAGGCCTTCTTCCACAGCTCCATGTGTTGAAGATCCGAGAGGTGCATACTAGGTACTCATTCTCCCCTAGGTGCCATACTAGGCTGAAGAAAGTATGTCCAATTGTTGTACTAGTACCATTACTAAATTTACAAGTTCTCATGAAATCTGCACCAGCAAGacattttaaaaaaaatagaaaaggaggaggatccccgccctctgcatctggacgatgcatgcatccactttattaattattcacacaagaccttacaaagtcatacaacagtaagactaaagccaccgtctaggcaacatctgtcgctactcctatccagtcgATGAAGGGATACTGATaatctgggcctaataccaaacagacctcgcaaccAAACCTAACActtaagacctgaggtcccaactagGACTCCTGccaggtatggggcacccaccaacccgatgcactcctcaaccaggacgcctgccgggtatgaggctgccgcagccacctgccaccaatccatcttcagtgctgtactgttgcatctaccttgcccggtctagctgccgtccacgccaccacgacgccagacaacgccaccatcctgcgctcgtccatcatcacacgcccaccccgctgctccatgccgccgagacccgccgTCGTCGACGCGAGAGAAGGCACGCCACACTACCTCACGCCTCTTCCATCCGGCGCCGCTCCACAAACGATGCCCCCAATAGGGAACACGACACCGCAGCGCCACCATCGTCGGATCCGGTGATCTTAGGATTTCTCCCGGAGCGGCACGAGCAGGTTGACGATAGTTActtgacgatgccttcatcaaggtaacgacgtagacgccgccatcgcccgccatgaCCGAAGTCGGCTCGGCTTTCACCGGCGACTATGTCTCCTTAACTCGCCGCCGGTGCTAATAGTGGGATCCAAGATCCGTCACTACCAGCCTGGCCAACCGTCTTCGGTGGAGAAGgcagccaccaccaccatgcccgGGCCAAGAGACCCGGACGTCCTCGTGCCGCGAAGATTACCCGGGGGGGATCTCCTCTTGCCGTTGTCGAGACGAGGCACAGCCGCAGTGAATCTCGATCTAAACCCCTCGGGCCCAGATCAGATCTCATCGCAGCCAAAAACTCATCCGCCAACCCGCCAACCCGCTGCGCACTttcgttggaggaggagggagatggacGCCGCTGCATCCACGCGTTACCACCGGCCGAGGATTGCGCCGCCCCACCACAGGGGCTTCGCCTCGCGGCGTCCTCAGCGACGGCGGCGGTAGTGGGAGGCGATGATGGAGGGGGAGGACTGAGGGCGGTGTGGACGGGGACTCCCGGGAGGCGGTGCGGCGCCGCCGCCTCTTGGGAGAGAGGTCGGGTGGGGGAGAGAGGTCGGGTGTAGTTCCCTGGACGCACTCTATAGATTTCTGTTGCTTAATATCAATCCACCCGTCACTCTTTAGATTTCCGTTGCTTAGAACATTTGAACTGCACATTTTTATCACCAGCTCATGATTTTTGAAAAACAACACAAATTGTGCAGTATAACTCAGTAATAACTGACCATGTAAACAACATATGTCAGCACTGTAATGAATCTCTGAACACAACCTTACAGTTACACGTCTCTGATTCTCTGAACACGTGCACAATGACACATAGAATTCAGGGAACCAGGCCAACACAAATGGGCGATCCGGCGATCAAGGTGCTAACTGCTAAGGATCAACTTCTACTTGATGGATCAGCACTAATGGCTCATGATTGTTGATGGCTCATCCAAGCACAATTACATCAAGAGAGTTTATGCTAGCATTTACATAGATGGCTCTTCCACACGGCGAGTGGGATTTTGAGTAGATTCTTCTGGGGCATCACCGGCGGGATGAACTTGATCCTTGGTGTCTTCTTTTTCTGAAACGACAGAGCATCGACCTTCTcaacggcgggggcggcggagcgaGGAGCAGCGAACCATGGGTGCTTCAGCGCGGCGGCTGCCGTCAGTCGCTCGTCGGGGTTGCACCTGAGGAGCCTTTGCAACACCTGGAATCCTTCCACTGAAAGCTTCTCTTGAGGGAACAAATCCCGCAGCCGGCTGTGCTTGTTGTGCCCCGCCTGTAGCAGCTGCGGCGCCTTCTTAGCCAGTGGCAGCGACGTGAAGCCTGGCCACGTCCTCTCGTCCGGCACCCCGAGCACTCGGAAGATGCTCCCTAGCTGCTTTACGTCATTCTTtgtctcgtcttcctcctcgtcttccggGTCGACCATGAACAGCGTCGTGCCGGTGAGCAGTTCGGCAAAGACGCAGCCGATGGACCACGTGTCCACTTGCGCGTCGTAGTCCTGCTTGCCCAGGATCATCTCCGGCGCCATGTAGGGCGCCGTGCCGACCTGGTTGTACGGCGGCCAGTCGGACATGGACATGGCCAGCCCGAGGTCGCAAATCTTGAGGAGCTCCCCGTTTCTCCCGACGAGGATATTGGCTGGCTTGATGTCACGGTGGACGATGTGGCGGTCGTGCTCGTGCATCTTTTGTGCACCGGTCAGGAGCTTCCACATGAAGCCGCGCACCGTGGATTCCGGGAGCGGCGGGCCGTCGCGCCTCTCCCACAATAAAGACTGGAGGCTCGACGCCGCGACGTACTCCATGACGAGGCCGGCGGTGTCGCCGGTGGCCGGGTCGCACACCATGCCCTCGAAGCCGACAACGTAAGGGTTTCCGTCGCAGGCCTCGAGGAATCGTGCCTCCCGCTCAAGATCTTGGACGTCCGGGGGCTCCTCGGTGTCGTCCGGCGAGGAGAGGAACTTGACGGCCACGTCCTTTTTGGTGACGCGGTGGCGCATCCTGTGGACGACGCCGAAGCCGCCCTCGCCTA
Proteins encoded:
- the LOC123100192 gene encoding putative cyclin-dependent kinase F-2, yielding MAARKRPAAVLDAGHGHGHAAAQHQQSPTCCKRSRASIGTTDDYEKVACLGEGGFGVVHRMRHRVTKKDVAVKFLSSPDDTEEPPDVQDLEREARFLEACDGNPYVVGFEGMVCDPATGDTAGLVMEYVAASSLQSLLWERRDGPPLPESTVRGFMWKLLTGAQKMHEHDRHIVHRDIKPANILVGRNGELLKICDLGLAMSMSDWPPYNQVGTAPYMAPEMILGKQDYDAQVDTWSIGCVFAELLTGTTLFMVDPEDEEEDETKNDVKQLGSIFRVLGVPDERTWPGFTSLPLAKKAPQLLQAGHNKHSRLRDLFPQEKLSVEGFQVLQRLLRCNPDERLTAAAALKHPWFAAPRSAAPAVEKVDALSFQKKKTPRIKFIPPVMPQKNLLKIPLAVWKSHLCKC